Below is a genomic region from Diabrotica undecimpunctata isolate CICGRU chromosome 7, icDiaUnde3, whole genome shotgun sequence.
AACGTCTGAAAGATCACATGGACATTTGGCTCATAATAGTTTCTGACCCACTGCCTATTACCATCAAATGCGAGTCCAGAGACGTCAAATCGGAGATCATCCACACCAACCATGTGGTCAAACTACACCCCATGTGCGATGCCTTTATTGATAGTACAGAGTACACTCCCAGAAATTGATCGACGCCCATGACAATGTTACTTACCGAAGTCAGCCAATCCAAATACCATTAAATTTCTGCAATCATTTCCCAGATAAGATCTACCTTCCTGACTAAAGCTTAGCAAGATCAATACTGAAAACCTCGAGATAGCCCATCACAAACTCAATCAATATTCTGAAGAACTCGGCAAACTAATTAATGAATCATTCGACAATAAAAATCCGAGCTGCTTCATGATCTTAACAATATACGACattgttggctcttgttgttctttaCACCACATGTAAATGCAGATCTAAGAGAAGAAACAAGATAGGAATTGGCAATACTAATGTAGTGACCATCCGCTTTCTACACCAAGATACCCAGAGACGAAGACCCAATATCCACCTAAGCGACTCCATAGACGAAGAAGGGCAGATCCAACTGAATACCCACAAACAAACAGTCTAAAAGTTGCTCCCACGCACTAACTCTCATCTAaaaaggggagctgttatatgcaCTGTACCAGCAATGATGAGTTATAACGACAATTCTCAGGATATCAGGTTTTAAGTTTTAACTGCAAGAGCCGATAAGGATTCGTGCACATGCAGTCAGCAGTCaccaatattataaaataatttgtcgTTATGTATATTCATCCAACGTTGCTTGGCTctttgtattttcaaaataaaattgttttttaaaagacaaaaaagtgtttcgagatctaatatatatatatatatatatatatatatatatatatatatatatatatatatatatatatgtatatatatatatgtatatatatatatatatatatatatatatatatatatatatatatatatatgtatatagaggAATGGAAAAAAATATCTAGGGCATTACGAGACAATGTAACGAAGAAAATAATCGAGAGAATAACATGTAACCACTTGTCTGTGATAGACCTGTAAGCACTATGTTAAATCAATATCAAGGAGTTCATCGGCTGTATCAGTGCTTGAcatttttgttattctatttatcttcAATAACTTAATGTAGTTAGTTGATTGAGAGAATGTCAAAATAGTCCAGGGAAAAATATTATGTATTGTAATAAAACCAGCATCATCGAAAATATAGGTACAGTTATGAAAGTGCATTCTGTATACTTTTTCAAGTCCAGAAATATTCCATTCACTCACGATAAAACCTCCCCAAAGAACAGCTTGGATTGACATGACATTTGGCATACACAAATACACGTAGCtaacatgttaaataaaaaaagttatattgtgccgatgtgtgcttttgCCCTAGGGGTGAGTTTAACCCATTCTCAGCGGTGAAAAAACATACTTTCAAAATAATTGGAATTGgataaactgactaattctaagcaacctttgttctatagagttttttcactGTCAATACTTTTACGAGAGGCTAATTCGCCCAAGTGATGCCGACGTTACCAAATGGTGAGGTGTTGGTCTTTTGTCAGTGACAACCACAAGGCATGTGAAATGTGAAGGTGTgtaatttaatttgaaaaagaaaCAGACTTTGAAAAGTGAAAATGAGAAATCGAAATTGCAAACAATTGCTctgacattttaaaaagtaaatgtaATAGTACCACTGTagaaatactttattttaattgtaatagaagtaaatcaaataataatgttaaaatatttaactgaatAATTAAATATTCATAGATTTATTCTTTATAGGTTATGtcccaaaaaatacaacaaagatCTAGTTTACAAAAGAGTCAAGGATCACTTAAGATAGCAATTCATGTACAAGTACAATTAAAGTAATTATAGAAAACAACACAATTCTTGTAGAATTTCAAAAACATCATTATGGTCATACCAAAGAATTTCTTTAGTCATACTTTTGATTCACAACatatcaatttaaaaaaggaaGATAAGAACATAATAGGTTCAAAGCTAATAATCGGAGTCCTACAGCAAAGGTAAAAAAattgtctttctttttttttgaccTACAAAATTCTCTCTGAttgtattaaacatttattggtCACAACTATCTGGTCATTTTAGAATTCTAGAAACTAAAAAGACATATTGATTCACAAATcagattttttccataaaaaagaagAGAATGCAAGTaaactccttcttcttcttcttatggtgccgtgcacctatagtgcgttggcgaattatcttaagctcagacgtctgtcttttgcggcatgcaaaagttcgccagtgttagttacgcctgtccagttctttatatttcgcagccacgacatttgtttgcgacctactcctctcttgccctcaatctttccttgtaTAATTAGTTGAGgcattgcgtatttttcccctctcaggatatggcccaggtatccaatctttcgtgccttgatcaagctgagcaattctctcagtatttgctcttcttaggacttcctcgtttctcaccctatctttccatggtatgcggaacattcttcgcaaggtccacatttcgaaggcttccaacttgttaatggaagatattttcaacgtccatgtctccatgccgtataacaatatggaccatacatagcacttaaccattctgtaacggagattgaaggaaagattgcggttacaaagtagcggtttaaatttaagaaaagcttgtcttgcttgttcggtacggcattttatttcttgttgaggatcccattggtcattcaccatcattcccaagtatttgaatgttttcacttgctcgattggagcattatctacgtgcagttgtactctgaaaaatgcgccctttcttattgtcatgcattttgtttttccagcatttatcttcaggccatatgtttttcctgtggtgtttattttatttagtatcaactgcatatcatgttcgttatctgtgattattgcggtgtcgtcagcgtaacgaatgttatttatcgggtacccgttgacctttataccacaatcagtgccttcaagtgcctctgcaaaaacattcttcacatagaggttgaacgagacaaaatacacccctgtacGCAAGTAAACTCCAGTCTTATGAAATCTACTACTAAACAAGGACTCAGCGATATTAAAGAGAATTTATAACATTCCAAtgaaaaatcattttttatatttaaatctataTAGCCATCACGACATGAGtatcaatattatataatatagagATACATTTTCTAAAATGtcgaatttttattgtgttgcaacttgaaaattaaaatttattaaatagaaATGTGTAGTTTTTATGTACGAATAATGTAATTTAATATACTAATTACATTTTGCAACAGttgctttaaaataataaaaacatgtctAATTAATTCTAGAGCCAAACAGAAACGTTAGGAAAATATTGACCTTTTCcttataataacaaataataacatcgTAACCGTCAatataaaacttttacaagtaaacttttgttttaaataaagtaTGTATTCCTTGCTATTAACGAATCAAATACTCAaagtatttatttgttttaaaaaataactacaaaaatatttcattcatTTGTTAATAACATGGAAGACTTTATTCAAAACAATGAAGACTTTATTCAAAACAAATCATTGTTTTGAATAAAGtcttcataaaaaaatttcattttgatGGTTACGATACGATGTGTTTCCCGAAAGAGGATTACGACTCTATTATTCAAAAATCGCGCTAAAATCTAGGTAAAGAAAATCTGGCAACATCGGCACTACTTGGGTTAATTAGCTTCTCGTacacttttcgagttatttgcgaatgaatatgttcatttttcaacaacaaaaaaaaataaggtttttggacggttttaatttttttgcaaataactcaaaaagtaagtattttatcgaaataatattcttagcaaaaacagtctaaaaacgttttttttttattgaaaaatgatcatattcactcgcaaataactcgatAAGTATTGACTTTGTgcaaaaactgtataaaataaaagttgcttagaTTTAGTCAGTTTATTCAATTCTGGACTTATTTTGAACGCATGTTTTTTCACACCCGAGAAGGGGTGAAACTCACCCCCATGGTCaaagcacacatcggcacaatATCACTTTTTTCTTGGCCGTTGACTACGTATATGTCAAATTTTATGTCAACATTTACAGCAAAAACCGTGAATAAATGgactaaaaaggaaataaaacttttctaaacatcaataaattaaaatattagtttCGCTTACCTTTATTAATGTGATTACCGcaagctatttttacttttgattaacaaatactttgttattggatactaaaagttcactacacactataaaactacttaatactaaacacttaaactaaactctaaaaaataaaacgaccagtaaataacttaacaatacctataacatataacatacaatataataacttaaaaatctacacgctacaatttgaatttaaacagactgacaagtttggacctgtaaaatgagaatccgtctggcttaaggcaataaattatatttattagtctcttgacgaatgagagggcgaatatcaatACGTGCATTTGTTTACAGTTGGGAATTTGCTGAATGAATGTACTTTAATTGTTTGCATAATATTGATTATATTATTATTAGAATAATAACTTCTTGTTCCAAtcgattttttcttttgtttctacTTCAATTCATTTAGTTCTTTAATCTTAAAAGTTTAATTGTTTCCGTTCTTTCTGCAAAAGGGCTTTACTCAGAAGTAATTATTTACTTACTATTTGTTTAGACGAAAATGTTATTGGAAAGCGAttggtaaataaaataattttaaaaagagTTTACAGCATAATTTATTGTTCGTcaattaaaattttaacataaaagacattaatatacttttaaaatatttttttaaactagttGATTGTTCTCATAATCAGTTTCATAGAACCCGTACATCATGTAATAATAGTTCTGATCACGACCAGAAAATTTAGTATTGTAATTATAAATAAGTGATTTTAAAACTAGTTCCGTATTAGGAAAGCTATTTTGATTCTTTCTAGTTTCGTGTACAAAAAAATTAGCATAATACTGCATGATCTTAATGCTATACACTTCATGTGGAAAGTGATATCCTTCTGCAAATTCGTATCCATTCTTTTCTGGGTGGTACTGAACTGCATAGAAAGGGTATTTGAGGTTTTCCATGGTAGATATATATTCCAAACCGTTGTTGTCTTTATTTGTGGTTATAATCTTCCAGTCAAAAATGCCATAATCAAATAAACTATTAGATGTTAAACAATAGTCATGGTAGTTGTAAGTGACATTTTTTGATGAAAGAATTTCAAAAATTTCTTCAGAAAGGTTTTGAAATAGTCTGCTCTCCCTAAAATCTGTAATAATaaatgatatatattatatatttactaaaaaaatagAGTAAGATaaacagtttacaaaaaaaattcgTGGGAATAATACACAAttattaattctttattttacaacaaattttattaaaataagctGACAGATTTTAAAGCCGTACCAAATATATCGTATCTCAAACGCACCTGCTatttacggtacgttgatgacacatTTGTCATTTGGTACCATGATAAAGACACATTGAAtgtcttcctctcccacctgaatggaatgcATCCCAGTAGttaattcacgatggaagttgagtctgaaaagtttttgctatttcttgataTTCCTATTCAGAAAACACCCACCTCACAGTtgttcctattccgtgtaccggcaACCCACCTACACAAACCGTCAtcttaatgcccagtcacatcaccAACCCGCCTAACTCAATTTAGTTATCAACTCTCttgtttcccgttccataagacttagcgacgaCAATCATagatcatccgaaatcaattcaataaggcaaacactcaTAAAACGGCTACCACCAAATCCAAATCAATAGGAGCATTCAAAATCATCTAAACCCTACCCCAACCAAAAAAGAAAACTTGGTTcctgatcaacccaaaatctttctaccttttaccAAAGGTGTCACTAACAAGATCAGGAGAACTTTTAACCCTCTAAACGTCTACACCAttttcactactcactccaagttgtccatcgtgaattgaatactggGATGTATGCCATTCAGGCGGGAGAGCAA
It encodes:
- the LOC140445058 gene encoding gamma-glutamyl hydrolase-like, with translation MSNMFKVVILISFLYATNCAETPIIGILTQPSDYYDYDTFIAASYVKFVESAGARVIPIWINQSIEYYERVVSYTNGVLFPGGAASLVQPGGYGDTAKIIYRLAVNLNKEGNYYPIWGTCLGFEVIPYVEVGVDTVVNCSVSIGGQSLNFKRDFRESRLFQNLSEEIFEILSSKNVTYNYHDYCLTSNSLFDYGIFDWKIITTNKDNNGLEYISTMENLKYPFYAVQYHPEKNGYEFAEGYHFPHEVYSIKIMQYYANFFVHETRKNQNSFPNTELVLKSLIYNYNTKFSGRDQNYYYMMYGFYETDYENNQLV